Proteins encoded in a region of the Macaca mulatta isolate MMU2019108-1 chromosome X, T2T-MMU8v2.0, whole genome shotgun sequence genome:
- the DDX3X gene encoding ATP-dependent RNA helicase DDX3X isoform X1: protein MSHVAVENALGLDQQFAGLDLNSSDNQSGGSTASKGRYIPPHLRNREATKGFYDKDSSGWSSSKDKDAYSSFGSRSDSRGKSSFFSDRGSGSRGRFDDRGRSDYDGIGSRGDRSGFGKFERGGNSRWCDKSDEDDWSKPLPPSERLEQELFSGGNTGINFEKYDDIPVEATGNNCPPHIESFSDVEMGEIIMGNIELTRYTRPTPVQKHAIPIIKEKRDLMACAQTGSGKTAAFLLPILSQIYSDGPGEALRAMKENGRYGRRKQYPISLVLAPTRELAVQIYEEARKFSYRSRVRPCVVYGGADIGQQIRDLERGCHLLVATPGRLVDMMERGKIGLDFCKYLVLDEADRMLDMGFEPQIRRIVEQDTMPPKGVRHTMMFSATFPKEIQMLARDFLDEYIFLAVGRVGSTSENITQKVVWVEESDKRSFLLDLLNATGKDSLTLVFVETKKGADSLEDFLYHEGYACTSIHGDRSQRDREEALHQFRSGKSPILVATAVAARGLDISNVKHVINFDLPSDIEEYVHRIGRTGRVGNLGLATSFFNERNINITKDLLDLLVEAKQEVPSWLENMAYEHHYKGSSRGRSKSSRFSGGFGARDYRQSSGASSSSFSSSRASSSRSGGGGHGSSRGFGGGGYGGFYNSDGYGGNYNSQGVDWWGN from the exons ATGAGTCATGTGGCGGTGGAAAATGCGCTCGGGCTGGACCAGCAG TTTGCTGGCCTAGACCTGAACTCTTCAGATAATCAGAGTGGAGGAAGTACAGCCAGCA aagggcGCTATATTCCTCCTCATTTAAGGAACCGAGAAGCTACTAAAG GTTTCTACGACAAAGACAGTTCAGGGTGGAGTTCTAGCAAAGATAAGGATGCGTATAGCAGTTTTGGATCTCGTAGTGATTCAAGAGGGAAGTCTAGCTTCTTCAGTGATCGTGGAAGTGGATCAAGGGGAAG GTTTGATGATCGTGGACGGAGTGATTATGACGGCATTGGCAGCCGTGGTGACAGAAGTGGCTTTGGCAAATTTGAACGTGGTGGAAACAGTCGCTGGTGTGACAAATCAGATGAAGATGATTGGTCAAAACCACTCCCACCAAGTGAACGCTTGGAACA GGAACTCTTTTCTGGAGGCAACACTGGGATTAATTTTGAGAAATATGATGACATTCCAGTTGAGGCAACAGGCAACAACTGTCCTCCACATATTGAAAGT tTCAGTGATGTTGAGATGGGAGAAATTATCATGGGAAACATTGAGCTTACTCGTTATACTCGCCCAACTCCAGTGCAGAAGCACGCTATTCCTATTATCAAAGAGAAAAGAGACTTGATGGCTTGTGCCCAAACAG GGTCTGGAAAAACTGCAGCATTTCTCTTGCCCATCTTGAGTCAGATTTATTCAGATGGTCCAGGCGAGGCTTTGAGGGCCATGAAG GAAAATGGAAGGTATGGGCGCCGCAAACAGTACCCAATCTCCTTGGTATTAGCACCAACGAGAGAGTTGGCAGTACAGATCTACGAGGAAGCCAGAAAA TTTTCATACCGATCTAGAGTTCGTCCTTGCGTGGTTTATGGTGGTGCCGATATTGGTCAGCAGATTCGAGACTTGGAACGTGGATGCCATTTGTTAGTAGCCACTCCAGGACGTCTAGTGGATATGATGGAAAGAGGAAAGATTGGATTAGACTTTTGCaa ATACTTGGTGTTAGATGAAGCTGATCGGATGTTGGATATGGGGTTTGAGCCTCAGATTCGTAGAATAGTTGAACAAGATACTATGCCTCCAAAGGGTGTCCGCCACACTATGATGTTTAGTGCTACTTTTCCTAAGGAAATACAG atgctGGCTCGTGATTTCTTAGATGAATATATCTTCTTGGCTGTAGGAAGAGTTGGCTCTACCTCTGAAAACATCACACAGAAAGTAGTTTGGGTGGAAGAATCAGACAAACGGTCATTTCTGCTTGACCTCCTAAATGCAACAg GCAAGGATTCACTGACCCTAGTGTTTGTGGAGACCAAAAAGGGTGCAGATTCTCTGGAGGATTTCTTATACCATGAAGGATACGCATGTACCAGTATCCATGGAGACCGTTCTCAGAGGGATAGGGAAGAGGCCCTTCACCAGTTCCGCTCAGGAAAAAGCCCAATTCTAGTGGCTACAGCA GTAGCAGCAAGAGGACTGGACATTTCAAATGTGAAACATGTTATCAATTTTGACTTACCAAGTGATATTGAAGAATACGTACATCGCATTGGTCGTACAGGACGTGTAGGAAACCTTG GCCTGGCAACCTCATTCTTTAACGAGAGGAACATAAATATTACTAAGGATTTGTTGGATCTTCTTGTTGAAGCTAAACAAGAAGTGCCATCTTGGTTAGAAAACATGGCTTATGAACACCACTACAAGGGTAGCAGTCGTGGACGTTCTAAGAG TAGCAGATTTAGTGGAGGGTTTGGTGCCAGAGACTACCGACAAAGTAGTGGTGCCAGCAGTTCCAGCTTCAGCAGCAGCCGTGCAAGCAGCAGCCGCAGTGGCGGAGGTGGCCACGGTAGCAGCAGAGGATTCGGTGGAG GTGGCTATGGAGGCTTTTACAACAGTGATGGATATGGAGGAAATTATAACTCCCAGGGGGTTGACTGGTGGGGTAACTGA
- the DDX3X gene encoding ATP-dependent RNA helicase DDX3X isoform X2, which yields MSHVAVENALGLDQQFAGLDLNSSDNQSGGSTASKGRYIPPHLRNREATKGFYDKDSSGWSSSKDKDAYSSFGSRSDSRGKSSFFSDRGSGSRGRFDDRGRSDYDGIGSRGDRSGFGKFERGGNSRWCDKSDEDDWSKPLPPSERLEQELFSGGNTGINFEKYDDIPVEATGNNCPPHIESFSDVEMGEIIMGNIELTRYTRPTPVQKHAIPIIKEKRDLMACAQTGSGKTAAFLLPILSQIYSDGPGEALRAMKENGRYGRRKQYPISLVLAPTRELAVQIYEEARKFSYRSRVRPCVVYGGADIGQQIRDLERGCHLLVATPGRLVDMMERGKIGLDFCKYLVLDEADRMLDMGFEPQIRRIVEQDTMPPKGVRHTMMFSATFPKEIQMLARDFLDEYIFLAVGRVGSTSENITQKVVWVEESDKRSFLLDLLNATGKDSLTLVFVETKKGADSLEDFLYHEGYACTSIHGDRSQRDREEALHQFRSGKSPILVATAVAARGLDISNVKHVINFDLPSDIEEYVHRIGRTGRVGNLGLATSFFNERNINITKDLLDLLVEAKQEVPSWLENMAYEHHYKGSSRGRSKSRFSGGFGARDYRQSSGASSSSFSSSRASSSRSGGGGHGSSRGFGGGGYGGFYNSDGYGGNYNSQGVDWWGN from the exons ATGAGTCATGTGGCGGTGGAAAATGCGCTCGGGCTGGACCAGCAG TTTGCTGGCCTAGACCTGAACTCTTCAGATAATCAGAGTGGAGGAAGTACAGCCAGCA aagggcGCTATATTCCTCCTCATTTAAGGAACCGAGAAGCTACTAAAG GTTTCTACGACAAAGACAGTTCAGGGTGGAGTTCTAGCAAAGATAAGGATGCGTATAGCAGTTTTGGATCTCGTAGTGATTCAAGAGGGAAGTCTAGCTTCTTCAGTGATCGTGGAAGTGGATCAAGGGGAAG GTTTGATGATCGTGGACGGAGTGATTATGACGGCATTGGCAGCCGTGGTGACAGAAGTGGCTTTGGCAAATTTGAACGTGGTGGAAACAGTCGCTGGTGTGACAAATCAGATGAAGATGATTGGTCAAAACCACTCCCACCAAGTGAACGCTTGGAACA GGAACTCTTTTCTGGAGGCAACACTGGGATTAATTTTGAGAAATATGATGACATTCCAGTTGAGGCAACAGGCAACAACTGTCCTCCACATATTGAAAGT tTCAGTGATGTTGAGATGGGAGAAATTATCATGGGAAACATTGAGCTTACTCGTTATACTCGCCCAACTCCAGTGCAGAAGCACGCTATTCCTATTATCAAAGAGAAAAGAGACTTGATGGCTTGTGCCCAAACAG GGTCTGGAAAAACTGCAGCATTTCTCTTGCCCATCTTGAGTCAGATTTATTCAGATGGTCCAGGCGAGGCTTTGAGGGCCATGAAG GAAAATGGAAGGTATGGGCGCCGCAAACAGTACCCAATCTCCTTGGTATTAGCACCAACGAGAGAGTTGGCAGTACAGATCTACGAGGAAGCCAGAAAA TTTTCATACCGATCTAGAGTTCGTCCTTGCGTGGTTTATGGTGGTGCCGATATTGGTCAGCAGATTCGAGACTTGGAACGTGGATGCCATTTGTTAGTAGCCACTCCAGGACGTCTAGTGGATATGATGGAAAGAGGAAAGATTGGATTAGACTTTTGCaa ATACTTGGTGTTAGATGAAGCTGATCGGATGTTGGATATGGGGTTTGAGCCTCAGATTCGTAGAATAGTTGAACAAGATACTATGCCTCCAAAGGGTGTCCGCCACACTATGATGTTTAGTGCTACTTTTCCTAAGGAAATACAG atgctGGCTCGTGATTTCTTAGATGAATATATCTTCTTGGCTGTAGGAAGAGTTGGCTCTACCTCTGAAAACATCACACAGAAAGTAGTTTGGGTGGAAGAATCAGACAAACGGTCATTTCTGCTTGACCTCCTAAATGCAACAg GCAAGGATTCACTGACCCTAGTGTTTGTGGAGACCAAAAAGGGTGCAGATTCTCTGGAGGATTTCTTATACCATGAAGGATACGCATGTACCAGTATCCATGGAGACCGTTCTCAGAGGGATAGGGAAGAGGCCCTTCACCAGTTCCGCTCAGGAAAAAGCCCAATTCTAGTGGCTACAGCA GTAGCAGCAAGAGGACTGGACATTTCAAATGTGAAACATGTTATCAATTTTGACTTACCAAGTGATATTGAAGAATACGTACATCGCATTGGTCGTACAGGACGTGTAGGAAACCTTG GCCTGGCAACCTCATTCTTTAACGAGAGGAACATAAATATTACTAAGGATTTGTTGGATCTTCTTGTTGAAGCTAAACAAGAAGTGCCATCTTGGTTAGAAAACATGGCTTATGAACACCACTACAAGGGTAGCAGTCGTGGACGTTCTAAGAG CAGATTTAGTGGAGGGTTTGGTGCCAGAGACTACCGACAAAGTAGTGGTGCCAGCAGTTCCAGCTTCAGCAGCAGCCGTGCAAGCAGCAGCCGCAGTGGCGGAGGTGGCCACGGTAGCAGCAGAGGATTCGGTGGAG GTGGCTATGGAGGCTTTTACAACAGTGATGGATATGGAGGAAATTATAACTCCCAGGGGGTTGACTGGTGGGGTAACTGA